From the Paraflavitalea soli genome, the window GGAAGCGATCAACCTAAGGCACATCATATTGCAGTAACCCTTTGCTGGTGGGTCGCCCTCAAAGGGCGGCTCACCAGCAAAGGCACTCAGGGAGACAACTTAAGTAAACAACTGATTCTTATACACCAAAACTCAAGACTGCTTATGAACACGTATCACCACGTATTCAAAAGGATCAAACCCATCCTTTTGTTTTGCTTATTGCTGGGAGTTGTCACCGGCTCCTATGCACAATCGGGTGAGATCTTTGTAAAAGGGACTGTGCGTTCCGATACCGCTGTACTCGAAGGGGTGACGATTGCTGTAAAGAATTCCCCGGCAGTAGCGGCACGTACCGACGCCAAAGGCAATTACCTCATCAAGGTGCCTTCCAATGGAACACTGTTGTTTTCTTTTGTTGGTTTTACCACCCAGGAAGTAGATGTAAAAGGCGAACCCGTGGTGAATGTAGTACTGAAAGGCAGTGAGAAAGCCATGGAAGAAGTAGCCGTAGTGGCTTATGGTACGCAAAAGAAGAAAAGTATGGTGGGCGCTGTCACTACCATCAATCCCAAAGAACTGAAAGGCCCCACCAGCAACCTGACGACGATGCTGGCGGGCAAGATCTCCGGCATCATTGCTTACCAGCGCTCCGGGGAGCCCGGCAGGGACAATGCCAGCTTCTTCATCCGCGGCGTCACCACGTTCGGCGCGGGCAAAGTGGATCCGTTGATCCTGATCGACAATATGGAATCCACCACCAATGACCTGGCCCGTTTGCAGCCCGATGATATTTCGGGCTTCTCTGTGTTGAAGGACGCTACAGCCGCCTCTCTGTATGGCGCCCGGGGCGCCAATGGGGTGATCCTCGTCACTACCAGGATCGGTGCAGAAGGCGCCACCAAATTCAGTGCGCGGATGGAAAACTCCACCTCGGGCAACACCAAAAACTTTCGTTTTGCCGACAATATCACTTACATGAAACAGGCCAATGAGGCGCTGGTAACACGCTATCCCTTACAGGCGCCCCTGTATTCACAGGAAAAGATCGCACAAACGGAAGCAGGCGCCAATCCTTACCTGTATCCCAGCAATAACTGGCTGAAGATGCTGATCAAGGACTATACAAATAACCAACGATACAACCTCAACATGAGTGGCGGCGGCAAGATCGCCCAATACTATGTTTCCGGCACGTACAATATCGACAATGGCGTACTGAAAGAAAACGGGTTGAACAATTTCAACAGCAATATCAAACTGCGCAGCTACCAGATACGCTCCAATGTGACCATCAATGCTACTCCTACCACCCTGGTCAATATCAGGGTATCCGGACAGTTCGATGATTACAATGGGCCCGTAGGCGGCGGGGGCAATATCTTCAACCAGGCATTGATGAGCAACCCCGTGCAGTTTGCAGCAGTATATCCATCGGAGTACCTGCCACGTTTGAACCATCCGCTTTTTGGCAGTATGCTGGATGGCAATGGTATCCGGTACAATAATCCGTATGCCAACATGGTATCGGGGTACGAGCAATCCAATACTTCTACCATGACTGCGCAGCTGGACATTAAACAAAACCTCAGCTTTATAACCAGTGGCCTCTCTGCCAGGCTGATGACCTTTACCCAGCGTTATGCATCCTTCAGCCTTACCCGTGCCTACGCTCCGTTTTACTATTCATTATCCTATTCGCCGGATGGAAAAACACCCCTGCTTTCACCTGTCAATACAAATGGTACAGAATACCTGAGCTATATTCCCGGCGCCAAGATCCTCAACACCGTCAGTTACCTCGAAGCAGCCGTGAATTATGTAAAGGGTTTTGGCGATCATGATATATCAGGTATGTTGATCACCACCATGCGCAATTACCTCACTGCCAATTCAACCATAGGTGATCTGCAACAGTCCTTGCCCAATCGTAACCAGGGCCTGTCGGGCAGGTTTACCTATGCCTATGACAACCGGTACATGGCCGAGTTCAACTTTGGCTACAATGGGTCTGAACGTTTCTCCAAGAACAACCGCCTGGGCTTTTTTCCTTCCGGTGGACTGGGCTGGAATGTACACAATGAAAAGTTCTTCGATCCCATCGCCCATATCCTGCCTTACCTGAAACTGCGCGTCACCTACGGCCTGGTAGGTAATGACCAGATCGGCAGTGCCAATGACCGCTTCTTCTACCTCTCACGGGTATTAATGAACGACCCGAAAAAAAGCGCTGTGTTTGGAGAAAACTTCGGCACCGCTTTAGACGGTGTAACCGTACAACGGTATGCCAATTCCGCCATCACCTGGGAGAAGTCGTACAAGACCAATATCGGCATGGACCTGCAGTTCATCAATGGATTCAACCTTACCGTGGATATATACCGCGAGCACCGGAAGAATATCCTCATGAACAGGGCCTTTATTCCTGCATCGATGGGATTGGCAGCGAACATTCAGGCCAATGTAGGTGAGGCAGAAGGCAAAGGCATCGACCTGCAAATGGATTACAACAAGTCCTTCAGCAATGGCGTATGGCTGCAATTGCGCGGCAACTTCACCTATGCCCATAGCAAACTGCTGGTGAATGAAGAGCCCAACTACCCCACCTCCTGGAGCAGTAAGGTGGGTTATCCGCTTTCACAAAGATGGGGACTGATCGCA encodes:
- a CDS encoding SusC/RagA family TonB-linked outer membrane protein, with translation MNTYHHVFKRIKPILLFCLLLGVVTGSYAQSGEIFVKGTVRSDTAVLEGVTIAVKNSPAVAARTDAKGNYLIKVPSNGTLLFSFVGFTTQEVDVKGEPVVNVVLKGSEKAMEEVAVVAYGTQKKKSMVGAVTTINPKELKGPTSNLTTMLAGKISGIIAYQRSGEPGRDNASFFIRGVTTFGAGKVDPLILIDNMESTTNDLARLQPDDISGFSVLKDATAASLYGARGANGVILVTTRIGAEGATKFSARMENSTSGNTKNFRFADNITYMKQANEALVTRYPLQAPLYSQEKIAQTEAGANPYLYPSNNWLKMLIKDYTNNQRYNLNMSGGGKIAQYYVSGTYNIDNGVLKENGLNNFNSNIKLRSYQIRSNVTINATPTTLVNIRVSGQFDDYNGPVGGGGNIFNQALMSNPVQFAAVYPSEYLPRLNHPLFGSMLDGNGIRYNNPYANMVSGYEQSNTSTMTAQLDIKQNLSFITSGLSARLMTFTQRYASFSLTRAYAPFYYSLSYSPDGKTPLLSPVNTNGTEYLSYIPGAKILNTVSYLEAAVNYVKGFGDHDISGMLITTMRNYLTANSTIGDLQQSLPNRNQGLSGRFTYAYDNRYMAEFNFGYNGSERFSKNNRLGFFPSGGLGWNVHNEKFFDPIAHILPYLKLRVTYGLVGNDQIGSANDRFFYLSRVLMNDPKKSAVFGENFGTALDGVTVQRYANSAITWEKSYKTNIGMDLQFINGFNLTVDIYREHRKNILMNRAFIPASMGLAANIQANVGEAEGKGIDLQMDYNKSFSNGVWLQLRGNFTYAHSKLLVNEEPNYPTSWSSKVGYPLSQRWGLIAERLFVDDKEVKNSPLQDFGLVSGGDIKYLDVDGNNIIDGNGDQVPIGYPETPEIVYGGGFSVGYKGFDFSAFVQGSARSSIFIDNNAIQPFKRDDFGLGLESGLLKVIAEDHWSESNRNIYAFWPRLSDRTIQNNAWTSTWWMRNGAFLRLKTVEVGYTCAPALLKRFKMSNARFYLNGNNLFVISSFKLWDPEMGSNGLAYPVQRVFNVGVNLSF